TGATAAAAACTCTATCGCAGCTTTTGCCCCTAAATAAGATCCCCCAATTCCGATTACTATTAAAACTTCTGAATCATTTTTAATTTTTTCAGCAGCCTTTTTTATTCTGGCAAACTCATTCTTGTCGTAATTTTCAGGCAAGTCAACCCATCCTAAAAAATCATTTCCTGCTCCACTTTTTGAAGTCAATACTTCATTTGCTAATTCTACATACGGTTTAATCTGTCTTAATTCATTTTCGTTAAAAAAATTTTTTGCAAATTGATAATTAAAATTCAATTTTTCCATTTTTTTCTCCTTAATATAAATATTTTATTTTTCAGATTTTCTTAAAATCAAAAAATCCCTGTTATTTCACACATAGTAATCCAACTTTAAAATTAAATAATAATATAACTACTCTAAAAGACAAACTTCTAAAAATTATAGTCAATAATTATATCCCATTTTAAAGTAATTTTTTATTAAAATATTTTTTCAACTAAAGTATAACAAAAAAAGCACTTTTTTTCAAATTTTTCTAACATATTTTTAGATTTTTAAAAATTTTTTCTAAAAATTTTAAATTTTATCACATATTGTCCAAGTTTCTCAAAATAAAATTAATTTTAATTACATACATTCAGCCTTTTAACTTGAGTTTTAAAACAGTTTTACTGTTATTCCCTTATACTGAATTAATCAAGATTAAACAAATTTAACATTCTAACAAAATATCATAATTTCAAATTTAACTTATTCGTATTTTGTTAAATTTCCCTTACTTACAGTCCCCTTAATATTAAACTTTTCATCAAAATATGTTAAATCAGCAAAATATCCTTCCTTTATAAATCCATATTTTTCACCTACAGCCACGGCTTTAGCAGGATAAGAAGTTGCCATTCTAAGTGCTTCCTCAAGTGAAATATGCACCTTTTCCACAAGATTTTTTACTCCATCAATCATAACTAGGGAAGAACCTCCCAAAGTCCCTTCTGGCGAAACACATTTTCCATCTTTATATAAAACTCTATTCCCTTCAAACATAAATTCTGTCATATTCTCAGTTCCAGCAGGGCTAACAGCATCTGTCACAAGATAAAGCCGATCCTTCAATATTTTTTTAGCAATCTCTACAGAAGCAAAATCCATATGAAGCCCATCAACTATTATCCCGCAGTTTGTAGTGTCATTATTGAATAAAAATCCTACAACTCCTGGCTCTCTTGAATCCAATGCTCTCATAGCATTATACAAATGCGTAGCACAATTAAAATAGTCTTTCTTTTCCATACATTCCTTATAAGTCGCATTCGTATGCCCCACAGCAATGTTAATCCCTGATTCTTTCAATTTTTCAAGATGTTCAACTTTAGCCTTTTCAGGTGCAATTGTTATTATTTTTGTAGCTTCAGATCCTGCATTTGCTATTTTTTCTACCATTTCATCAGATAAAACTCTTATGTATTCAGGACGATGAATTCCCTTTTTTTCAACACTTATATAAGGTCCTTCTATATGAAGCCCTAAAACTCCAATTTCCTCCTTATCTTTTATTTCC
This window of the Leptotrichia massiliensis genome carries:
- the nagA gene encoding N-acetylglucosamine-6-phosphate deacetylase, whose amino-acid sequence is MIIKNAKIFDGEKFIEEDAVVLEGKFIKKVTNFSLIDEKELENQEVVDAKGMVLSPGFIDLQLNGCGGVLFNDDISQKTLEIMNKTNKRYGCTSFLPTLITSPDEKIEKALNLMKEIKDKEEIGVLGLHIEGPYISVEKKGIHRPEYIRVLSDEMVEKIANAGSEATKIITIAPEKAKVEHLEKLKESGINIAVGHTNATYKECMEKKDYFNCATHLYNAMRALDSREPGVVGFLFNNDTTNCGIIVDGLHMDFASVEIAKKILKDRLYLVTDAVSPAGTENMTEFMFEGNRVLYKDGKCVSPEGTLGGSSLVMIDGVKNLVEKVHISLEEALRMATSYPAKAVAVGEKYGFIKEGYFADLTYFDEKFNIKGTVSKGNLTKYE